From Verrucomicrobiia bacterium, the proteins below share one genomic window:
- a CDS encoding redoxin domain-containing protein — MKSLVKCLKTSDPSAFGRRLQFAAVIVGIFFLSVTFCAAGPMLTADGLTKTLDIGASAPDFDLPGVDGKLHSLKDYADAKILMIVFTANHCKTAQAYEGRIKQIVNDYEHKGVKVVAIGANDPQALSLSEMVYSDRSDSFEDMKIRAQERDFNYPYLYDGDTQTTARAYGPVATPHVFIFDKERKLRYVGHVDNAENIDAATHQDARAALDALLAGKPVPVEKTKTFGCSIKWSEKRTAAARELAEMEKEPVTLQMADADAIKALVKNDSGKLRLINVWATWCGPCLRELPEFVTMNRMYRNGSFEVVTISADDLDKKDKVLADLQERKVACRNYLFSGKDKDALGAAIDADWPGGFPYTILIAPGGKIIQRQMGEIDEMKLKSAIAYFPGR; from the coding sequence ATGAAATCATTGGTCAAGTGTCTTAAAACTTCTGATCCTTCAGCATTTGGCCGCCGCCTGCAATTTGCCGCCGTCATCGTTGGAATATTTTTTCTATCCGTTACGTTCTGCGCCGCTGGTCCCATGCTCACGGCGGATGGCTTGACAAAAACCCTCGATATTGGCGCGTCCGCTCCCGATTTTGATTTGCCCGGCGTGGACGGAAAACTTCATTCCCTCAAAGATTATGCCGACGCCAAAATTTTGATGATTGTCTTCACGGCCAATCATTGCAAAACCGCGCAGGCATACGAAGGCCGCATAAAACAGATTGTTAATGATTATGAACACAAAGGCGTCAAGGTAGTAGCCATCGGCGCCAACGATCCGCAAGCTCTCAGCCTCAGCGAAATGGTTTATTCTGATCGCAGTGATTCGTTTGAGGACATGAAAATCCGCGCGCAGGAACGCGACTTCAATTATCCCTATCTCTACGACGGTGACACGCAAACCACCGCGCGGGCATATGGCCCCGTCGCCACGCCGCATGTATTTATTTTTGATAAGGAGCGCAAACTTCGTTACGTCGGGCACGTGGACAATGCTGAAAACATAGACGCCGCCACTCATCAGGACGCGCGCGCCGCCTTAGACGCGTTGCTCGCCGGCAAACCCGTGCCCGTGGAGAAAACCAAAACCTTTGGCTGTTCGATCAAATGGTCGGAGAAGCGGACAGCAGCCGCGCGTGAACTTGCGGAGATGGAAAAAGAGCCGGTTACGTTGCAAATGGCGGATGCCGACGCCATCAAGGCGCTCGTGAAAAACGACAGCGGAAAATTGCGGCTGATCAATGTTTGGGCGACATGGTGCGGGCCATGCCTGCGCGAGCTTCCGGAATTTGTTACCATGAATCGGATGTATCGCAATGGCAGCTTCGAAGTCGTGACCATCAGCGCTGATGATCTCGATAAAAAAGACAAAGTCCTTGCCGACCTTCAGGAAAGAAAAGTCGCGTGCCGCAATTATCTGTTCAGTGGAAAAGACAAGGACGCGCTGGGCGCGGCGATTGATGCCGATTGGCCGGGTGGATTTCCCTACACCATCCTCATCGCACCCGGCGGAAAAATTATCCAGCGCCAAATGGGCGAGATTGATGAAATGAAGCTCAAAAGCGCCATCGCCTACTTCCCCGGCCGATAG